gCCGATGTATGTGCCTTCGGAATTCAACATTTTGTAGCCCAATAGCTAGAACTGTCCTGAAGTAAAAAGATTAGGCGGGCCCAGATAAATCCAACCCAAGAAACAATCTGAACCGATTGGGATCCCCCCGGCCCCCCCGGGTTGGGTTGGTGTTTGGGGTTGGGGTCACCGTGTTGATAAACTATTAACCTCTAGTTTAGTAAGTACACTTGtacatattttataataaaaaaaagataaaaattactAACTTATCATAATGTTAGTAAGTTATcagttaatttcaaattttaccaGTATGGTTTAGTAAACTACTAAATCTaatgaatttgacaatattccaataaattagtaaataacAAACATCTTTGAAATGTTATAAGTTTGTCGGTGTACATCAAATCCTCTATAGAATTTTCCAACAAcctgaaaagtaaaaatatttttcaaatattacaagTATGGTTAGTAAGCTTTCgctttataacaaatttaccaatattCGAATTCACAATGTATTCACATTGAGAAGAGTTGTTTCTTCACATTTCACATAGTCCTTCATTGTGATTTGGAGttcatgcaaatttttttcccatgtcttgaaattgagaaagaaaacataatATTAGGAAAGGAATATATTGAACATCGGCAGACCCTATGCCATTAATAATTTCGAGTCCTAATTTTGTATTGCCCTCAACATGCAATTAACAGCAAAAGCATAAACAGGACGAAATGAAATTTTCCAACATAATTTCACATCATTGACAACCAAAACATTTAAAGTATAATAACATGGAGTATTCCTAGATTGCTGAGCAACACCAAATTATAAAATGACATGATTTGcactgtgacatcccgattttccaatcctattttcaataaattgagacgggcatttcgttggcacgcatatagttcttttccttgagtcggccactcatgtgaaaactagtctatcgggtgaagccgttaagagtttctaatgcatcggactcgagaatttgaccaggaagcgacctttcgaccgagctaatctgcaagggtcattgtgacacaaataaaaatcgattagagaccggagataggttgactcggcgaggcatgtgatcgagtgtgggtgattccaccagatcgcacaattctcgtcgatcggcattggaccgacttttctatcgattgggtaccttgtgttcgtatttgaaaccttgagattaccccgacaaccgaaagtcgccaatgtttcaaagatgtacattgtggcttgagatgatcaaccacaggtcaaatgcatgaaaatttctaaaagctactcggtaggttgggCTGcttagtatcgtgccaaagtgaaattaaccgtggaattgagatcgaattcagaaattggaagtcgggtgtgtcacaaatcatttcaagatcattgaatcatctttggaagatttttcatgcaagccgagctttttagcaaaataatcaagaaatggctaatttggctcgagaaattagtatgCCGCTTTTGGTCGCTTTTGGGATCTAAGTTGATTatatagacaagtgaagatgtgaattaaagtgtggtgacattggattaattttatggacttcatttggactcaattggaagagaattgatgagaattgaagaaattggatgtacaagaattggaccccggcggaaaatgaaattgcaaccattggaaaatGTTGTGGGAGGTTTTGAGATAGTGGAATATGACATCACTtggtgatgtcatggtgtggGGCAAGAATGGCTAGGATGTTGACAAGTGTAAGGTGGAGATTTGATTTCAAAAAGGgcacccatcaacatcatcttcaagcttgggaagagagagagagagagagaggggaggagcgCTCGTGCGACCAGCCCCGACGCCGCCTCCATCCGCTCGACcggccgcccatcgccggagttCGCCACCTCGCCGTCATGCGAACCGCCGTTGGCCGACCCCCCTCCTTCCCCTTCCTCTCCCGTTGCGgtctctcttctccatctccctTGGTTGCTTCGAGACCTAGCAGCAACTAGAGAAGTCCCGTCCGAAGCTGCACGCCAGTCGGAGGTCTCGCCGTTCGCCTGTCGCCGCCGTCGCGCGTCTACCTCGCGCTCGCCCGCGCCTGGCCGCGCGCCGCTCAGCCCGCTTCGCCCAGCTCGTCGTCCCGAGCTGCTGTTCAGCTCGCGcaagagctgccggagctcATTCGTCGCCGCCGTGcaccgccgttcgtcgccgccaGCCACCGCCATAGCTCCTCCGCCCTTTCCGAcccgaaccggcgccggatctaCCCTTCCTCGGCCTCAAACCGCCATGGACAgcagctgaaaaaaaaaaaatgggtatgcagcggacgtttggcccgtttttggccgccttcccgagccggatgctcggcccgctttgaggaaagttgttctcctcggcgtccccgtcatTTTGGTttgctcggctcgctaatctgGTAAGTTtggctcactaaacctcgcttagagggttaattatgctttaggtgtgcttagcttaagttgattaagcttaggtggttaatttagttgatttaattattatttagattaagatgtttgtttaatctaaagtatgtttaattaaatgctaagagagtttatttaaagttaagccttgatgtgacacaaaatgattttagttttgaattatttaagtgcttcgaaattctggaaaatattatattatattataatccgaaattattaaaatattattattttaaaaaaaatcagaaaaattatttttgaccccggttgctcagaatttcgtgccgcgtcgctacggtacattcggattttgaaattgatgattggatattatgaattgagtgtggatttcgaaaactatggatattattatttaattaattttcggaataaatttaataatctattaaattccgaaaattttcattgggaccttatttgctcagaatttcgtgccgatcgctgctgtgcatttagaatttgatatttatgattggttgtggcgaattgaatgtgatttcgatttatgaggattctttataaaatcctaaatgtgGAAATTGAGGGGCGGTTGgtcgtgaaataccacctattagaggtcgtgctcgatgaggccgtgaaataccacctattagaggtcgtgcccaatgaggccgtgaaataccacctattagaggccgtgcccgatgaggccgtgaaataccacctattagaggtcgtgcccgatgaggccgtgatataccacctattagaggtcgtgcccgatgaggccgtgatataccacctattagaggtcgtgcccgatgaggccgtgaaataccacctattagaggtcgtgcccgatgaggccgtgatataccacctattagaggtcgtgcccgatgaggccgtgaaataccacctattagaggtcgtgcccgatgaggccgtgatataccacctattagaggtcgtgcccgatgaggccgtgatataccacctattagaggtcgtgcccgatgaggccgtgatataccacctattagaggttgtgcCTGATGagcctattagaggtcgtgcccgatgaggccgtgatataccacctattagaggtcgtgcccgatgaggccgtgaattaccacctgattacaggtcgtgccgagtggggccgtgattgccactggttgCTAAATCGTCCTATCAGGTCGAGATGGGTAGTAGGGTGTGCAAcgggaaccgcccgaaccgagaaccggccggaccggaccgaaccggccggttttgggcggttcccacggttGGCGGTGCGGTTCCCGGtccctaatcttggaaccggtggccggtcggtccagttcccggttctaaggtgggaactgaccgaaccggaccgaccggaccgaaacaaattttttatatataatttatatacatagaattaataaaatatataaacatgataacttattgcaactaaaattgcaatttgaggtagcatCATCTTATttggccaagagaccattaaaactatttttattactcttttatttatagaaaaaaatctccttgttagtttgttggaaatatgatttgtttttattctaattatctaaatgcggttaattgattctatgaatCCATGAGATTGGATATTAGGACAGTAGTATAGGAAACAAcatattttgtatattctttCCTATCGTActcttttcttgtattattaatAGGTGTGTAATACATGTACAAACACAGCAATACACAATACagaaaattcctccaattccttctcagtttttgtcaattttctttctcattttctatcgTTTCATCTTCTACTTGATGTGGGACTAAGGTTCCAAGAGAcccacaaggcacttcaagcctccaagagtcccacattgactaaacatttaaagaccagagattgtctataaaatctaagCCATGCATAACTTTTAGCCAAATTATTCACGGCTTTCATGGTTAAAGTTAAGTGTGAAACACACGAAGTGTGAAtcacatttgaatattttgcacgtggaaacatgtgtgattagttttgttgaattgctcgagaaccgaattggattgatcggtccggagcacggtcactctttagtgcaaaaaagtagagccgattttgttggaccggaccggaccggaccggaaccgatggtcggtccggttcccggtcctaggaccaaacggtccggtccacggtttgcaattttgggaactggtgctcccggtccggttcccggttccaaggtggaaccggaccgaaccgggaaccgatcacccctaatggGTAGTAGTAATTGATTTGTTGGAATGAcctgtaatcggccgagtcgattgatcattgagacgatccaagtggttgaattgttttgataatgtgattgagccatggttgtttggttatcataattgtacgtggttgaattatataaattgtgctaacctgcagatgaaggctgaggcgaggtaagtcttctgtgtgatgtggctaggccacccttgggcgtattttctttctaataggggtttagggggttgaacttactgagacgttgtctcagtggttattgaataaccatttcaggtccctggtagACGGAGCAGccggatagctttggttggccttgaggagttggagaggtgaagtcataaggattggagatcgtgtacgacttgtaggtcgtaggataacctctttttaagagccagtcttttgtagaATGTTGGCCATAAACccctgtttgtaattctgttgaattatgtttaagtgttatgttgtggttttgcttcctgcttttctatcccgtattttattgtcaggggttttataatacgttccgcttgcgcaataataaatgaatggggtcggcgacactacctgggaatgtcgcatttgcatgaccatggtgggatgttggcgcgctcgaggttcggggcgtgacatgcaCTTTCCAAGCCGTTCCATTGACGGCTTGCTGGAACAAggttgaaattaaagaaaaaaatatctgtTACTACTGATAAGGATTAACAGACCAACTACAAAGACGATTATGCTTGAACATGAAAACAAGAACTTCATGAGATCAACAAAGCATTGGACTAATTGATGTGGATAACAAGCCCGTTACACTCTTCTCAATCTCCTCCTCAACTTGGCCACCTTCACTGCAACAATCACGTAAACCATGTCTACTTTACGATCCACAAAGTTGAAGTACACCCGTCTCCAGTTCTTCTTGTACACCAAACTGCCAACAACTCCCCAAAATCCAGTCGCAAACCCAAGCATTATTACTATGTAGAACATTACCTTTTCAAGCTTACCTTCTTCATTGGCAACTTCTTCCGGCCCTTGAGGGGCCTCTGCTTCGGGGCATTTCTTTTGTAGAGGATCACCACAAAGTAGAGGATTGTCAGCATAAATGGAAGGATCATCAAGTGTCTggatttgatttccttttggaATTGGCCCCGCGAAGTTGTTGTGTGACAAGTTTAGTTTGCTCAGTGATATGAATGCAGAAAAGCTTTGTGGGATTGTTCCTGAAAGGTGATTATTCGAAAGATCAAGTGACTCGAGCAATCTCATGTCTCCAATCATAGTCGGGATGCCTCCAGAAAGAAAGTTGCGCGATAAGTTCAAGCCTCGCAATCTAGAGAGCAAGGTAAGCTCTCCTGGAATTGGCCCTACCAATTTGTTGCTCGAGAGATCTAAATTCACCATAAGATGTAGATCAAGTGTCGTGTAGTCAAGATCCACCCCCTTCACAACCTGCCTCACATGCTCTTGAGTCCAATCCGATGGAGCGATGGACATTGCCGTTGGCCCAAGCATGGGAGGTGTAGCTACATAAGCAGGAGAGAGTGAGTTGCCTTCGTCTATGCTTTTGTTCAGTTTCATACCTTTCATATGGCCAAGACAATTTGGAATCGTTCCTGTCAGATTGTTGACTGCCATGTCCAATATTTGCAGTGTAGAGAGTAAGCATAGTTGTGAAGGAATGCTTCCATTGAACATGTTTTCCCGCAGTCTAAGAATCTGTAGTAATCGAAAACTTGGTCCAATCCAATGTGGAACACTTCCTGAGATTTTGTTTTCTCCAAGATCCAAAATCTGCAAGTTTCTACAATAGTTTAGACTCACAGGAATTTCTCCATGGAGACTATTGTTGTTCAAGTGTAATGACGTAAGCCAAAGTAGATTTCCCAAAGAATTTGGTATGACTCCGTACAACTTATTGGATGATAAATCGAGGAGTATTCGCGGGTTCTCCTTCCAACATGTGGGAATTTTGCCGACTAATTTATTCCTTCCGAGGTGCAAGTCAATCAGAAACTCCATCTTGCATATTGAGGTGGGTATTGGACCACTTAAGAGATTAtcattcagattcaaattttcCAACTGAGGCATCGCTAGGCCAATATCTTGCGGAATTGGTCCTGAAATTAAGTTGTGAGAGAGATCTAACAAAGATAGATGAGGAGGAAATTTCAACTGAGATCCATTTATTTGGTTGCAAGAGAGAtctaatgaatttatttggttgtgaGAGAGATCTAAAGATAGATAACGAGGAACTTCTGATAGAGATCCGAAGTTGCAAGAGAGATCTAATGAATTTATCTGGTTGTAAGAGAGATCTAACTTATGCAGATTAGAACGAAATTTCGACAGAGATCCATTTATTTGATTGTGAGAG
The sequence above is drawn from the Eucalyptus grandis isolate ANBG69807.140 chromosome 11, ASM1654582v1, whole genome shotgun sequence genome and encodes:
- the LOC120289568 gene encoding receptor-like protein 14; amino-acid sequence: MPKFIGSMKQLRCLNLSHSFNFVIVPHEWGNLTELEVLDLSGNLLRGPISSIPFQNMTSLEYLDLSKNLLWGPIPSIPFQKMTSLRHLHLSSNSFNSSVPRWFNNLRSLVDLNLANNLLQSIEGGLFSFLRERPFLESLRLDGNKLHEEIFLVEGSSSRIIGKNFKRLGISNNFLQGTLPDWLFHLKNLTVLDLSYNQLTGNIPDAFGRLQVLSKLDLSNNLLNGTIPQSLGQLQYLYYLDLSANSLGGTVSEIHFSNLSKLWFLDISNNHLAIKVDSDWIPPFNLSYMRMVSCKFETEFPRWIRTQANLTEVDLSNASISGSLPDWLGLMSLSYLNLSHNQINGSLSKFRSNLHKLDLSYNQINSLDLSCNFGSLSEVPRYLSLDLSHNQINSLDLSCNQINGSQLKFPPHLSLLDLSHNLISGPIPQDIGLAMPQLENLNLNDNLLSGPIPTSICKMEFLIDLHLGRNKLVGKIPTCWKENPRILLDLSSNKLYGVIPNSLGNLLWLTSLHLNNNSLHGEIPVSLNYCRNLQILDLGENKISGSVPHWIGPSFRLLQILRLRENMFNGSIPSQLCLLSTLQILDMAVNNLTGTIPNCLGHMKGMKLNKSIDEGNSLSPAYVATPPMLGPTAMSIAPSDWTQEHVRQVVKGVDLDYTTLDLHLMVNLDLSSNKLVGPIPGELTLLSRLRGLNLSRNFLSGGIPTMIGDMRLLESLDLSNNHLSGTIPQSFSAFISLSKLNLSHNNFAGPIPKGNQIQTLDDPSIYADNPLLCGDPLQKKCPEAEAPQGPEEVANEEGKLEKVMFYIVIMLGFATGFWGVVGSLVYKKNWRRVYFNFVDRKVDMVYVIVAVKVAKLRRRLRRV